The Paenibacillus sp. RUD330 genome has a segment encoding these proteins:
- a CDS encoding trimeric intracellular cation channel family protein, translating into MYTDIFAVFSIIGTIAFAVSGAIVAMEEEYDILGVFVLGLVTAFGGGVIRNLLIGVPVTTLWNQGLLIKVALAAMTIAFLLPVGWIQHWRKMEALFDAIGLSAFAIQGALYATGMKHPLSAVMVAATLTGIGGGIIRDLLAGRKPLVLRDEIYAVWAILGGAAIGLGWPGSTVGLIVLFVLIIVMRMFSVLFKWRLPRRSLRPASGDMRKGGLF; encoded by the coding sequence TTGTATACCGATATTTTTGCCGTATTCAGCATTATCGGCACGATTGCGTTCGCAGTCAGCGGAGCGATCGTCGCCATGGAGGAAGAGTATGACATTCTGGGCGTCTTCGTGCTCGGTCTGGTAACCGCATTTGGAGGCGGCGTCATCCGCAACCTGCTCATCGGGGTTCCGGTCACGACATTATGGAATCAAGGCCTGCTCATTAAGGTTGCGCTGGCGGCGATGACGATCGCCTTCCTGCTGCCGGTCGGATGGATCCAGCATTGGCGCAAGATGGAGGCGCTGTTCGATGCGATCGGGCTGTCGGCCTTCGCCATCCAGGGCGCCCTGTACGCGACGGGCATGAAGCATCCGCTCAGCGCGGTCATGGTCGCCGCCACGCTTACGGGCATCGGAGGCGGAATCATCCGCGATCTGCTGGCCGGTCGCAAGCCGCTCGTGCTGCGGGACGAGATCTATGCGGTATGGGCCATTCTCGGCGGCGCCGCGATCGGCCTCGGATGGCCGGGAAGCACGGTCGGGCTGATCGTCCTGTTCGTGCTGATCATCGTCATGCGGATGTTCTCGGTCCTATTCAAGTGGAGGCTCCCGAGAAGGTCGCTGCGTCCCGCCTCCGGCGACATGAGGAAAGGGGGATTGTTCTGA
- a CDS encoding thiamine diphosphokinase — protein MEPSTFYSRVVIVSGGSLGSWALDLLREDDYIIGADAGALFLVRQGIKPHLSLGDFDSVSREERNDIQAGSRELASFDPVDKNYTDTELAFRRGLELKPSSLLLLGATGSRLDHTMANVHLLRTAAEKGVSASIEDAANRVRVLPPGSALDVLGSRFEHISLLPLSLRVTGIRLIGFQYPLTDATLDLGQSLGISNALAAEAGTVSTADGWLLVMESIG, from the coding sequence TTGGAACCGTCAACCTTCTATAGCCGGGTCGTCATCGTATCCGGAGGAAGCCTCGGCAGCTGGGCGCTCGATCTTCTTCGAGAAGACGACTACATCATCGGCGCCGACGCCGGAGCCCTGTTCCTCGTACGCCAAGGCATCAAGCCTCATCTGTCGCTAGGCGACTTCGATTCCGTCAGCCGGGAGGAACGGAACGATATTCAAGCCGGGAGCCGGGAACTGGCTTCCTTCGATCCCGTCGACAAAAACTACACGGACACGGAGCTGGCCTTCCGGCGCGGCCTGGAGCTGAAGCCGTCCTCCCTGCTGCTTCTGGGAGCGACAGGAAGCAGGCTCGACCATACGATGGCCAATGTCCACTTGCTGCGGACGGCAGCGGAAAAGGGCGTCTCCGCCTCCATCGAAGACGCTGCGAACCGGGTCCGCGTCCTTCCCCCGGGCTCCGCGCTGGACGTCCTCGGCAGCCGCTTCGAGCATATCTCGCTGCTGCCGCTCAGCCTGCGCGTGACCGGCATCCGTCTGATCGGATTCCAGTATCCGCTGACCGACGCTACTCTGGATCTGGGCCAGTCGCTCGGCATCAGCAATGCGCTGGCCGCCGAAGCCGGCACCGTATCCACGGCGGATGGCTGGCTCCTCGTGATGGAAAGCATCGGCTGA
- a CDS encoding DNA mismatch repair protein MutS, translating into MNQASMARLEYNAIHERLCGFTVSAPGLRLAEKHRPSSIWRQASLWQRETAEAESLLAAGASVPLSAMEGIEPFLALLGKGRIYDERELSGLSAWLGSVAQMKRYMEAKSDASPLLSGYASSMRDCPELRAELDRCIRGGWLHDQASPELSRIRRAHGVTEDRIRRKLDASLAKYRNALQEAVVSQRSGRFVLAVRREHRKLVPGTVWDESASGQTLFVEPADIADLQAELSSWKSAEEQERQRILAGLSALAEEHGPQLGINLETMAMFDFILARGKLALSYDGTAPVLEAEPAVRIVSGRHPLLGKQAVPIDAELGLGWDQLYITGPNTGGKTLALKTIGLFVLMAQAGLFLPAAAGTAVGLFDDVLADVGDGQSIEQSLSTFSAHLAVLREVLDKAGRRTLVLLDELAAGTDPGEGIALSIAVLEELGRRGSKLAVTTHFNEIKAYAARTGRCMNARMAFDPESLQPLYRLEPGEAGDSYALAIAKRYGLPESILDRAEQLRPQRAPELQRLPARAENPAAEEEAGIRPPAVQEQERAAVEPVGSKRPDSGSLQGGVGRLHHGHKDGAATTASMETAGSGRSEPEHASDREAEKGKGKKKMPLRVGDCVWIYPLRRTGIVFREADERGEVGVQVQKEKRTFNRKRLALHIEKEQLYPGGEYDLDIVFDSKENRKARKLMSRKHVDGLKIETPGDGVKD; encoded by the coding sequence TTGAATCAAGCATCCATGGCAAGACTCGAATACAACGCCATCCACGAGCGGTTATGCGGATTTACCGTATCGGCTCCCGGCTTGAGGCTGGCCGAGAAGCATCGTCCCAGCTCCATCTGGAGGCAAGCGTCGCTATGGCAGCGCGAAACGGCCGAGGCGGAGTCGCTGCTGGCGGCCGGAGCCAGCGTTCCGCTGTCCGCGATGGAAGGAATCGAGCCCTTTCTGGCGCTGCTCGGCAAGGGAAGAATCTACGACGAGCGCGAGCTGTCGGGCTTGTCGGCATGGCTCGGCTCCGTGGCGCAGATGAAGCGGTACATGGAGGCGAAAAGCGATGCCTCGCCGCTTCTGTCGGGATATGCCTCCTCCATGAGGGACTGTCCGGAGCTGAGGGCGGAGCTGGACCGCTGCATCCGGGGAGGATGGCTTCACGATCAGGCTTCGCCCGAGCTGTCCAGGATCAGGCGCGCTCATGGAGTGACGGAGGACCGGATACGGAGGAAGCTCGACGCATCGCTGGCCAAATATCGGAACGCCCTACAGGAAGCCGTCGTCAGCCAGCGCAGCGGCAGGTTCGTCCTGGCGGTCCGGCGCGAGCATCGCAAGCTCGTGCCGGGAACCGTGTGGGATGAATCCGCCAGCGGCCAGACGCTGTTCGTGGAGCCGGCCGACATTGCCGACCTGCAAGCGGAGCTGTCTTCATGGAAATCGGCCGAGGAGCAGGAGCGGCAGCGCATCCTGGCCGGGCTGTCGGCTCTGGCCGAGGAGCATGGGCCGCAGCTCGGCATCAACCTGGAGACGATGGCGATGTTCGATTTCATTCTCGCCAGAGGCAAGCTGGCCCTCTCGTACGACGGGACGGCGCCCGTTCTGGAAGCCGAGCCCGCCGTAAGGATCGTCTCCGGGCGTCATCCGCTGCTCGGCAAGCAAGCGGTTCCGATCGATGCGGAGCTCGGCCTGGGCTGGGATCAGCTGTACATTACCGGTCCCAACACGGGAGGCAAGACGCTGGCGCTCAAGACGATCGGCCTGTTCGTGCTCATGGCCCAGGCAGGCTTGTTCCTGCCCGCGGCCGCAGGAACGGCAGTCGGCCTCTTCGACGACGTGCTCGCCGACGTCGGCGACGGGCAAAGCATCGAGCAGTCGCTCAGCACCTTCTCCGCCCATCTCGCCGTTCTTCGCGAGGTGCTGGACAAGGCGGGACGGAGAACGCTCGTCCTGCTGGATGAGCTCGCTGCGGGCACCGATCCGGGCGAAGGAATCGCGCTTTCGATCGCCGTGCTGGAAGAGCTGGGACGAAGAGGCTCGAAGCTTGCGGTGACGACTCATTTCAATGAAATCAAAGCGTACGCCGCTCGCACCGGACGCTGCATGAACGCCCGCATGGCCTTCGATCCGGAATCTCTGCAGCCGCTGTACCGGCTGGAGCCGGGAGAGGCGGGCGACAGCTATGCGCTGGCGATCGCCAAGCGGTACGGACTGCCGGAGTCCATCCTCGACCGTGCGGAGCAGCTGAGGCCGCAGCGAGCTCCGGAGCTTCAGAGGCTGCCTGCGAGAGCAGAGAATCCGGCCGCTGAGGAGGAGGCAGGCATCCGTCCTCCAGCCGTACAGGAGCAGGAAAGGGCTGCAGTCGAGCCCGTTGGAAGCAAGCGGCCGGATTCCGGCAGCCTGCAGGGAGGAGTCGGCCGTCTCCATCATGGCCATAAGGATGGCGCTGCGACAACCGCTTCAATGGAGACTGCCGGAAGTGGCCGGAGCGAGCCGGAACACGCTTCGGATCGGGAGGCGGAAAAAGGCAAGGGGAAGAAGAAGATGCCGCTCCGCGTCGGGGATTGCGTCTGGATCTACCCGCTCCGGAGAACGGGCATCGTCTTCCGTGAGGCGGATGAACGGGGAGAGGTCGGGGTTCAGGTCCAAAAGGAGAAGAGAACCTTCAACCGCAAGCGGCTGGCCTTGCACATCGAGAAGGAGCAGCTTTATCCGGGAGGGGAGTACGATCTCGACATCGTGTTCGATTCGAAGGAAAACCGCAAGGCCAGAAAGCTGATGTCGCGCAAGCATGTGGACGGGCTGAAAATCGAGACGCCGGGCGACGGCGTCAAGGATTAA
- a CDS encoding alpha-ketoacid dehydrogenase subunit beta: MAQMNMLEAIRDALRTELKRDDNVMLFGEDVGHTGGVFRVTEGLQKEFGEERVFDTPLAESALAGMAVGLGVQGFRPVAEIQFVGFIYEALDQMFVQAARMRYRSGGRYNSPIVFRTPFGGGVKAAELHTDSLEGLAMQTPGIKVVIPSNPYDAKGLMISAIRDNDPVFFMEHLNLYRAFRAEVPEEEYTIPLGKANVVREGSDVTIVTYGMMVHTSVKAAEELEKEGVKVEVIDLRTLMPLDIDTIVESIKKTNRVIIVQEAQKTSGAAAEVIAQINEKAILHLEAPVLRVAGPDTVYPYAQIEDQWLPTPARIVAGVKKVLDF; this comes from the coding sequence ATGGCTCAAATGAATATGCTTGAAGCAATCCGCGACGCTCTGCGGACCGAGCTTAAGCGTGACGATAATGTAATGCTGTTCGGGGAGGACGTCGGCCATACCGGCGGCGTCTTCCGCGTGACGGAAGGACTGCAGAAGGAATTCGGCGAGGAGCGCGTATTCGATACGCCGCTCGCGGAATCCGCTCTGGCCGGCATGGCTGTAGGCCTCGGCGTCCAAGGCTTCCGCCCCGTTGCCGAAATCCAGTTCGTCGGCTTCATCTATGAAGCTCTGGACCAAATGTTCGTTCAAGCGGCCCGCATGCGCTACCGTTCCGGCGGCCGCTACAACTCGCCGATCGTATTCCGCACCCCGTTCGGCGGCGGCGTCAAGGCAGCCGAGCTGCATACGGATTCCCTGGAAGGCCTCGCGATGCAGACTCCGGGCATCAAGGTCGTCATTCCTTCCAATCCATACGATGCCAAGGGCCTCATGATTTCCGCTATCCGCGACAACGATCCGGTCTTCTTCATGGAGCACTTGAACCTGTACCGCGCCTTCCGCGCCGAAGTGCCGGAAGAGGAGTACACGATTCCGCTCGGCAAGGCCAACGTCGTCCGCGAGGGCAGCGACGTGACGATCGTCACCTACGGCATGATGGTCCACACCTCCGTGAAAGCAGCCGAGGAGCTGGAGAAGGAAGGCGTCAAGGTCGAAGTCATCGACCTGCGCACGCTGATGCCGCTTGACATCGATACGATCGTGGAGTCCATCAAGAAGACGAACCGCGTCATCATCGTCCAGGAAGCGCAAAAGACATCCGGCGCTGCCGCCGAGGTCATCGCGCAGATCAACGAGAAGGCCATTCTCCATCTGGAAGCTCCTGTCCTGCGCGTAGCCGGACCGGATACGGTGTACCCGTATGCGCAGATCGAGGATCAATGGCTTCCGACACCGGCCCGCATCGTCGCTGGCGTGAAGAAAGTTCTCGACTTCTAA
- the thyA gene encoding thymidylate synthase has product MKNYLELLQDILDNGTERSDRTGTGTIAVFGRQLRFDLSKGFPLVTTKRVHVKSIIHELLWFLSGDTNIRYLQENGVRIWNEWADENGDLGPVYGSQWRAWEGKDGTVHDQIQKVVESISTNPDSRRHMVSAWNVAEVDNMKLPPCHFVFQFQVAAGKLNCMFTMRSSDTFLGLPFNIAQYAMLTHMIAQQCDLEPGELIYSGGDVHIYSNHLEQVKLQLTREPHPLPQLVLKRRPESIFDYRYEDFEIAGYQHHPTIKAEVAI; this is encoded by the coding sequence ATGAAAAATTACTTGGAGCTTTTGCAGGATATCCTGGACAACGGCACGGAGCGTTCCGACCGGACGGGCACGGGAACGATCGCCGTCTTCGGCAGGCAGCTCCGCTTTGATCTGTCGAAGGGATTTCCTTTGGTGACGACCAAGCGGGTGCATGTGAAGTCCATCATCCATGAGCTGCTGTGGTTTTTGAGCGGAGACACCAATATCCGTTACTTGCAGGAGAATGGAGTGCGCATCTGGAACGAATGGGCGGACGAGAACGGCGATCTCGGGCCTGTGTACGGCTCCCAGTGGCGGGCATGGGAAGGGAAGGACGGCACGGTCCACGATCAGATCCAGAAAGTCGTGGAATCCATCTCCACCAATCCCGATTCGCGCCGCCACATGGTGAGCGCCTGGAATGTGGCGGAGGTGGACAATATGAAGCTGCCGCCATGCCATTTCGTCTTTCAGTTCCAGGTTGCTGCCGGCAAGCTGAACTGCATGTTCACGATGCGGTCCTCGGACACCTTCCTAGGACTTCCGTTCAACATCGCCCAGTATGCGATGCTGACCCATATGATCGCGCAGCAATGCGATCTGGAGCCCGGCGAGCTGATCTATTCCGGCGGAGACGTCCACATCTACAGCAATCATCTGGAGCAGGTGAAGCTGCAGCTGACCAGGGAGCCGCATCCGCTGCCGCAGCTGGTGCTGAAGAGGCGTCCGGAATCCATCTTCGATTACCGCTACGAGGATTTCGAGATCGCAGGCTACCAGCATCATCCCACGATCAAGGCCGAGGTCGCCATATGA
- a CDS encoding dihydrolipoamide acetyltransferase family protein, whose translation MAKFEYRFPELGEGLHEGEIMTMHIKPGDKVTDDDIIMEVQNDKAVVEVPCPVNGTVLEVFAKDGQVCHVGEVVAIIDAEGDLPEGAAPAEDSPKEVAKDEAASVAPGAAKADAEVAAKDAAPAAAQPAKAEGAAKGSVLATPSVRKFAREKGVDITAVQGSGKNGKVTREDVEQFAAGGGKSAPAAAADNAAVAAKGAGEAKAAPVASQGGDRPEERLPFKGIRKIIAGAMAKSAYTAPHVTLMDEVDVTALVELRQKAKPVAEKKGVKLTYLPFIVKALVAACREFPIMNAMLDEESQEIVLRKYYNIGIATDTDNGLIVPVIEHADRKNVWTIADSIRDLAIRGRDGKLTGAELKGSTITITNIGSAGGMFFTPIINFPEVAILGVGRISDKPVVKNGEIVPASVMALSLSFDHRIIDGATAQNFLNYIKQLLGDPQLLVMEV comes from the coding sequence GTGGCAAAATTCGAATACCGGTTCCCGGAGCTCGGCGAAGGCCTGCATGAGGGCGAGATCATGACCATGCATATCAAGCCGGGCGACAAAGTGACCGACGATGACATCATTATGGAAGTCCAGAACGACAAAGCCGTCGTGGAAGTGCCTTGTCCCGTCAACGGCACCGTTCTTGAAGTATTCGCGAAGGACGGACAGGTGTGCCATGTAGGCGAAGTGGTCGCGATCATCGATGCCGAAGGCGATCTCCCGGAAGGCGCGGCGCCTGCCGAGGACAGCCCGAAGGAAGTGGCGAAGGACGAGGCGGCCAGCGTCGCTCCCGGCGCAGCCAAGGCCGATGCCGAGGTCGCGGCGAAGGATGCCGCTCCCGCAGCCGCCCAGCCTGCCAAGGCCGAAGGCGCAGCCAAGGGCAGCGTGCTCGCTACGCCTAGCGTGCGCAAGTTCGCCCGCGAAAAAGGCGTGGACATTACGGCCGTCCAAGGCTCGGGCAAAAACGGCAAAGTAACCCGTGAGGACGTCGAGCAGTTTGCAGCGGGCGGCGGCAAGTCCGCACCGGCAGCCGCTGCGGACAATGCGGCCGTTGCAGCCAAAGGCGCAGGAGAAGCGAAAGCCGCTCCGGTGGCGTCCCAAGGCGGAGACCGTCCGGAAGAACGCCTGCCGTTCAAGGGCATCCGCAAAATCATCGCGGGCGCGATGGCGAAGTCCGCTTACACGGCTCCGCATGTCACGCTGATGGATGAAGTCGATGTGACCGCCCTTGTCGAGCTTCGCCAAAAAGCGAAGCCTGTCGCCGAGAAAAAAGGCGTCAAGCTGACTTACCTGCCGTTCATCGTGAAAGCCCTCGTAGCGGCCTGCCGCGAGTTCCCGATCATGAACGCGATGCTGGACGAGGAATCCCAGGAAATTGTGCTCCGCAAATACTACAACATCGGTATTGCGACGGACACGGACAACGGCCTCATCGTTCCGGTCATCGAGCATGCGGATCGCAAAAACGTATGGACGATCGCGGATTCCATTCGCGACCTGGCCATCCGCGGACGCGACGGCAAGCTTACCGGCGCCGAGCTCAAAGGCAGCACGATCACGATCACGAACATCGGCTCCGCCGGCGGCATGTTCTTCACGCCGATCATCAACTTCCCTGAAGTCGCGATTCTCGGCGTAGGCCGCATTTCCGACAAGCCTGTCGTCAAGAACGGCGAAATCGTTCCTGCATCCGTCATGGCTCTGTCCCTCAGCTTCGACCACCGCATCATCGACGGTGCGACGGCTCAGAATTTCCTCAACTACATTAAACAGCTTCTGGGCGACCCTCAGCTGCTCGTTATGGAGGTATAA
- a CDS encoding alpha/beta hydrolase-fold protein, protein MTDDKYLKRTIVKETVPSAYLETGSRDLRIYLPPSYNEVLSYPVVYGQDGEDLFNFGRIATLANKLIIDGDIEPFIIVGVDVDKKKRTAEYSPDGSLHEAYVRFFAEEMLPFVEERYPVRRERSERLLVGDSLGGTVSLHLALRYPDIWSRILSLSGAFYAASQQLAAHEQQLGWLQLYQYVGLQETDYQTDTGIYDFVTLNREMRDLLEEKGASIRYTEKDGKHQWGFWQREIPDGLKHFIR, encoded by the coding sequence ATGACCGACGACAAATACTTGAAACGGACCATTGTGAAGGAGACGGTGCCGAGCGCCTATCTGGAAACGGGCTCCCGCGATCTGCGGATCTACCTCCCCCCCAGCTACAACGAAGTGCTGAGCTATCCCGTCGTATACGGCCAGGACGGCGAGGATCTGTTCAACTTCGGACGGATCGCCACGCTCGCCAACAAGCTGATCATCGACGGCGACATCGAACCCTTCATCATCGTCGGAGTCGACGTGGACAAGAAAAAGCGCACGGCTGAATATTCTCCGGACGGAAGCCTGCACGAAGCCTACGTCCGCTTCTTCGCGGAAGAGATGCTTCCGTTTGTCGAGGAACGCTACCCCGTCCGGCGCGAGCGCTCGGAGCGGCTGCTCGTCGGCGATTCGCTCGGCGGCACGGTCTCCCTCCATCTCGCGCTCCGCTACCCGGACATTTGGAGCCGCATCCTCTCGCTGTCCGGGGCGTTTTATGCGGCTTCCCAGCAGCTGGCAGCCCATGAGCAGCAGCTGGGCTGGCTGCAGCTGTACCAATATGTCGGCCTGCAGGAAACCGACTACCAGACGGATACGGGCATCTACGACTTCGTCACGCTGAACCGCGAAATGCGAGACCTCCTCGAGGAAAAGGGCGCTTCGATCCGTTATACGGAAAAAGACGGCAAACATCAATGGGGCTTCTGGCAGCGGGAAATTCCCGATGGCCTCAAGCATTTCATCCGCTGA
- the lpdA gene encoding dihydrolipoyl dehydrogenase, whose translation MVVGDPSLDIDTLVIGAGPGGYVAAIRAAQLGQSVLCVDKEYVGGVCLNVGCIPSKALISASHQYDTVSHSEAIGITAADVKVDWSKIQEFRGSVVKKLTGGVASLLKANKVQYFAGEVMFINENEARVFNDQEAPRYRFKNCIIATGSRPIELKAFPFGGRIVSSTGALTLPEIPKSLVVIGGGYIGIELSQMYSKFGTKVTILEGSDSILPGFDKDMSQLVAKKLKAKKADIITGAMAKSSEQTDKDVTVTYTVGDKEEKITADYLLVTVGRRPNTDGELGLDLINIKMTDRGLIEVNDEGRTSIPHIFAIGDIVAGPALAHKAMYEGRVAAEVIGGEPSKVDYKCMPAVCFSDPECASVGLTEKEAKDKGYNVQVGKFPFAANGRALSLNAGEGFVKIVADKDSGLVLGAHIAGIEASNMISELGLAIEMGATLEDIALTIHAHPTLGEIVLDAAEVALGHPIHVFVK comes from the coding sequence ATGGTAGTAGGAGATCCATCTCTCGATATCGACACACTGGTAATTGGTGCAGGCCCCGGCGGGTATGTAGCGGCGATTCGCGCCGCTCAGCTCGGCCAGAGCGTCCTCTGCGTGGATAAGGAATATGTAGGCGGCGTCTGCTTGAACGTCGGCTGCATTCCTTCCAAGGCTCTGATCTCGGCTTCCCATCAGTACGACACGGTCAGCCACTCCGAAGCGATCGGCATCACGGCCGCCGACGTGAAGGTCGACTGGTCCAAAATCCAGGAGTTCCGCGGCAGCGTCGTCAAGAAGCTGACCGGCGGCGTAGCCAGCCTGCTGAAAGCCAACAAAGTCCAGTACTTTGCCGGCGAAGTCATGTTCATCAACGAAAACGAAGCCCGCGTCTTCAACGATCAGGAAGCGCCGCGCTACCGGTTCAAGAACTGCATCATCGCGACTGGCTCCCGTCCGATCGAGCTGAAGGCATTCCCGTTCGGCGGACGCATCGTGTCCTCCACGGGAGCTCTGACGCTGCCTGAGATTCCGAAGAGCCTCGTTGTCATCGGCGGCGGCTACATCGGCATCGAGCTGAGCCAGATGTACAGCAAGTTCGGCACGAAGGTGACGATCCTCGAAGGCTCCGACTCCATCCTGCCCGGCTTCGACAAAGACATGTCCCAGCTCGTGGCGAAGAAGCTCAAAGCCAAAAAAGCCGACATCATCACCGGCGCAATGGCGAAAAGCTCCGAGCAGACCGACAAGGACGTCACGGTCACGTACACGGTCGGCGACAAGGAAGAGAAGATCACTGCCGACTATCTGCTCGTAACGGTCGGACGCCGTCCGAACACCGATGGAGAGCTTGGCCTTGACCTCATCAACATCAAGATGACGGACCGCGGCCTCATCGAAGTCAACGACGAAGGACGCACGAGCATTCCGCATATCTTCGCCATCGGCGACATCGTTGCCGGTCCTGCGCTCGCCCACAAAGCGATGTATGAAGGCCGCGTCGCGGCTGAAGTCATCGGCGGAGAGCCGAGCAAAGTCGACTACAAGTGCATGCCAGCGGTCTGCTTCTCCGATCCGGAATGCGCAAGCGTCGGCCTGACGGAGAAGGAAGCCAAGGACAAAGGCTACAACGTCCAAGTCGGCAAATTCCCGTTTGCAGCGAACGGACGCGCTCTTTCCCTGAACGCTGGAGAAGGCTTCGTCAAAATCGTAGCCGACAAAGACAGCGGCCTCGTGCTCGGCGCCCACATCGCGGGCATCGAAGCTTCCAACATGATCTCCGAGCTCGGCCTGGCGATCGAGATGGGCGCTACGCTTGAAGACATCGCTCTTACGATCCATGCCCACCCGACGCTCGGCGAAATCGTGCTGGATGCGGCGGAAGTGGCTCTCGGCCACCCAATCCACGTTTTCGTCAAGTAA
- a CDS encoding low molecular weight protein-tyrosine-phosphatase, with translation MAKKKATVLFVCLGNICRSPMAEAVLRHKAAQAELSGSVEACSCGTGDWHLGHAPHEGTRRMLDSAGISSDGMISTLVSRQALEQADYIVCMDENNERDVRELLQKWSMEADGKLLRFMELLPGRQGTGVPDPYYTGDFEETFRLVSEGCDRLLYRIRGEQAAHAGHARG, from the coding sequence ATGGCTAAAAAGAAAGCGACGGTTCTGTTCGTCTGCCTCGGCAACATCTGCCGTTCTCCGATGGCCGAGGCGGTCCTCAGGCACAAGGCCGCGCAAGCGGAGCTGAGCGGCAGCGTCGAAGCCTGCAGCTGCGGCACCGGAGACTGGCATCTCGGCCATGCCCCTCATGAAGGCACGCGGCGGATGCTGGACTCGGCCGGAATATCCTCTGATGGCATGATCTCGACGCTGGTCAGCCGCCAGGCTCTCGAGCAGGCGGATTATATCGTCTGCATGGACGAAAACAACGAGCGGGATGTAAGGGAACTGCTCCAGAAGTGGTCCATGGAAGCGGACGGCAAGCTGCTGCGGTTCATGGAGCTGCTTCCCGGGCGGCAGGGTACCGGCGTGCCGGATCCTTATTATACCGGCGACTTCGAGGAGACGTTCCGGCTTGTGAGCGAAGGCTGCGACCGGCTGCTGTATCGGATTCGGGGCGAGCAGGCCGCGCATGCCGGCCATGCGCGCGGCTAG
- the pdhA gene encoding pyruvate dehydrogenase (acetyl-transferring) E1 component subunit alpha — protein sequence MNKHSYEVHSDNVESLTILSPEGEVVNPDLMPELSDEQLKELMYRMVFTRTWDERAVNLGRQGRLGFYAPVSGQEASMIGSEYALNKEDFICPAYRDMPQIVWHGLPLYQAFLYSRGHQHGGQIPEGVNVLMPQIIIGAQILHATGVAMAFKKRGEKRVAITYTGDGGSSEGDFYEGLNFAGAYKLPAIYVVQNNGYAITTPYSKQTAAQSIAHKALAAGIKGVQVDGMDVLAVVKAVSEAAERGRNGEGATLIELLTYRFRPHSLSDDTTKYRTKDEESEWTQKDPIIRFGKYLDKKGLWTEEDTARVKEEAKAAVNDAIKKAEATEKMTVGGLIDSMFENTPAHLEEQKADF from the coding sequence ATGAACAAGCATTCTTACGAAGTCCACAGCGATAACGTAGAGTCGCTTACGATTCTTTCGCCGGAGGGCGAAGTCGTGAACCCGGATCTCATGCCGGAGCTCAGCGACGAACAATTGAAGGAACTGATGTACCGCATGGTCTTCACGCGCACTTGGGATGAGCGCGCCGTGAATCTCGGCCGTCAAGGCCGTCTCGGCTTCTACGCCCCGGTATCCGGCCAGGAAGCTTCCATGATCGGCAGCGAATACGCGCTGAACAAGGAAGACTTCATCTGCCCGGCTTACCGCGACATGCCGCAGATCGTATGGCACGGCCTTCCGCTGTACCAGGCGTTCCTGTACTCCCGCGGCCATCAGCATGGCGGCCAGATTCCCGAAGGCGTCAACGTCCTGATGCCGCAAATCATCATCGGCGCGCAGATCCTCCATGCGACCGGCGTTGCGATGGCGTTCAAGAAGCGCGGCGAGAAGCGCGTCGCGATCACGTACACCGGCGACGGCGGCTCCTCCGAGGGCGATTTCTACGAGGGCCTGAACTTCGCGGGCGCCTACAAGCTGCCGGCGATCTACGTCGTTCAGAACAACGGCTATGCGATTACGACTCCTTACTCCAAGCAGACGGCCGCCCAGTCGATCGCCCACAAGGCTCTCGCCGCCGGCATCAAGGGCGTGCAGGTTGACGGCATGGACGTATTGGCTGTCGTCAAGGCTGTATCCGAGGCGGCCGAGCGCGGCCGCAACGGCGAGGGCGCGACGCTGATCGAGCTTCTGACCTACCGTTTCCGTCCGCATTCCCTCTCCGACGATACGACCAAGTACCGCACCAAGGACGAGGAAAGCGAGTGGACCCAAAAGGATCCGATCATCCGCTTCGGCAAATATCTCGACAAAAAAGGCCTCTGGACAGAGGAAGATACGGCTCGCGTGAAAGAAGAAGCCAAAGCAGCCGTGAACGATGCAATCAAAAAAGCCGAAGCGACCGAGAAAATGACGGTCGGCGGCCTGATCGACTCGATGTTCGAGAACACGCCTGCGCATCTTGAAGAACAAAAAGCCGATTTCTAA